The Candidatus Hydrogenedentota bacterium genome includes a region encoding these proteins:
- a CDS encoding TrpB-like pyridoxal phosphate-dependent enzyme, translating to MNQYQILLDPAKLPDAWYNINPDLPAPLPPPLHPGTLQPLKPEDLAALFPPGLIEQEASMAPMISIPGEVMDAYRMWRPTPLRRAYRLEKALDTPAKIFYKNESTSPAGSHKLNTSIAQAYYNKVAGITELTTETGAGQWGTALSIACAAFGMKCTVFMVRVSFTQKPYRRTLMQTFGAKVVSSPSDETEYGRKVLAEMPDTTGSLGIAISEAIEVAAKSGGSIKYSLGSVLNHVLLHQTIIGEEAKLQMDSVGEYPDVVIGCCGGGSNFAGLAFPFAPDKIRKGKNIDFIAVEPKACPTLTRGIYAYDFGDTGQMTPLLKQYTLGHDFVPSGIHAGGLRYHGVASQLALLCKEGVMRAVACHQNECFEAASLFARCESIVPAPESSHAIRVAIDEAIKCRESGEKKTILFNLSGHGHFDMTAYDAYFNGKLEDFELDQSAIDAAEARIPKV from the coding sequence ATGAACCAGTATCAGATTCTGCTTGATCCGGCGAAGCTGCCGGATGCGTGGTACAACATCAACCCCGACTTGCCGGCGCCGTTGCCGCCGCCGCTTCATCCGGGCACGTTGCAGCCGTTGAAGCCGGAGGATTTGGCGGCGTTGTTCCCGCCGGGACTCATCGAACAGGAGGCGTCCATGGCGCCGATGATCTCGATACCCGGCGAGGTCATGGATGCCTACCGCATGTGGCGGCCGACTCCTTTGCGCCGCGCCTACCGGCTGGAAAAGGCCTTGGACACGCCGGCGAAGATTTTCTACAAAAATGAAAGCACCAGCCCGGCCGGGAGCCACAAACTGAACACTTCGATCGCGCAGGCGTATTACAACAAGGTTGCCGGCATTACCGAACTGACCACCGAGACCGGCGCCGGCCAATGGGGCACCGCCCTTTCGATCGCCTGCGCGGCGTTTGGCATGAAATGCACCGTGTTCATGGTGCGCGTCAGTTTCACGCAGAAACCCTACCGCCGCACGCTCATGCAGACCTTCGGCGCCAAAGTCGTGTCGAGTCCCAGCGACGAGACCGAATACGGGCGCAAGGTGCTCGCGGAAATGCCGGACACGACCGGCAGTCTGGGCATCGCCATCTCGGAAGCCATCGAAGTCGCGGCCAAGAGCGGCGGGAGCATCAAGTACAGCCTCGGCAGCGTGCTGAACCACGTGCTCCTGCATCAAACCATCATCGGCGAAGAAGCAAAACTCCAAATGGATAGCGTGGGCGAGTATCCGGACGTGGTCATTGGATGCTGCGGCGGCGGATCGAACTTTGCCGGCCTTGCGTTCCCGTTCGCGCCGGACAAGATTCGCAAGGGAAAGAATATTGATTTCATCGCGGTCGAGCCGAAAGCCTGCCCGACCCTGACGCGCGGCATCTACGCTTACGACTTCGGCGACACCGGCCAGATGACGCCGCTGCTCAAGCAGTACACCCTGGGCCACGATTTCGTGCCGTCCGGGATCCACGCCGGCGGACTGCGCTATCACGGCGTGGCGTCGCAACTGGCGCTGCTGTGCAAGGAAGGCGTCATGCGCGCCGTGGCGTGCCACCAGAACGAATGCTTCGAGGCCGCCTCGCTCTTCGCGCGATGCGAGAGCATCGTGCCGGCCCCGGAATCGTCGCACGCCATTCGCGTTGCGATTGACGAGGCGATCAAGTGCCGGGAATCCGGCGAAAAGAAGACAATCCTCTTCAATCTCAGCGGCCACGGCCATTTCGACATGACCGCGTACGACGCCTATTTCAACGGCAAACTCGAGGATTTCGAATTGGATCAAAGCGCCATTGACGCCGCCGAGGCGCGCATTCCAAAAGTGTGA
- a CDS encoding AMP-binding protein yields MDTPWVDGLTIGEALYRTVRDHGSRDAVVFPRLNLRWSYDEFFDRVKQTARAFMALDIEAGDHIGIWSTNWPEWILAQFASAHIGAVLVNVNPAYRVHEMEFILGAADIKLLLLTDAFKHSNYEDMIASLIPELETAPFGKPLALERFPSLRQVVGIKAAPSKPGIWPWEEFTAQARRIPESDMARRAAACNFQMPANIQYTSGTTGQPKGAVLTHRNLLMNAFHVGGRQRMGSADRLCIPVPFYHCFGCVMGTLMCAVHGAAMIVPAESFEPESVLDAVEKERCTALYGVPTMFNAELNHPDFDQYDLSTLRTGIMAGSPCPIELMKQVTQFMHLSELTIAYGLTESSPVITQSETSEPIEVRVSTVGTVLPGVEVRIVDPKTLNDMPDGEPGELWSRGHGTMLGYYKDPDATAKVVTPDGWLRTGDLAVRTPSGHYRITGRIKDMIIRGGENIYPREIEEFLLTHPKIYDAQIVGVPDVHYGEQVSAWIIPKDPSLTEEEIRAFCKGNIAHYKIPHYIEFVREFPLTVSGKIQKFKLREAGIERFHLQQAAGTETA; encoded by the coding sequence GTGGACACGCCCTGGGTGGACGGACTGACAATCGGCGAGGCGCTGTATCGAACCGTTCGCGATCATGGTTCGCGGGATGCCGTGGTCTTTCCGCGCCTGAACTTGCGCTGGTCCTACGACGAGTTTTTTGATCGCGTGAAACAAACGGCGCGCGCGTTCATGGCCTTAGACATCGAGGCCGGCGATCACATCGGCATCTGGAGCACCAACTGGCCGGAATGGATTCTCGCGCAATTCGCCAGCGCGCACATCGGGGCCGTGCTGGTCAACGTGAATCCGGCGTATCGCGTGCATGAAATGGAATTCATCCTCGGCGCCGCGGATATCAAATTGCTTCTGTTGACGGATGCCTTCAAGCACAGCAACTACGAGGACATGATCGCCTCGCTGATTCCCGAACTTGAAACCGCACCGTTCGGCAAGCCGCTGGCGTTGGAACGTTTCCCTTCCTTGCGGCAGGTTGTCGGCATCAAGGCCGCGCCGTCCAAGCCGGGGATCTGGCCATGGGAAGAATTCACGGCCCAAGCGCGCCGGATTCCCGAGTCGGATATGGCCCGGCGCGCCGCCGCGTGCAATTTTCAGATGCCGGCCAATATCCAGTATACCTCCGGCACCACCGGCCAGCCCAAAGGCGCCGTGTTGACCCACCGCAACCTCCTGATGAACGCGTTTCATGTCGGGGGCCGGCAACGGATGGGCAGCGCGGACCGCCTGTGCATTCCGGTGCCGTTTTACCACTGCTTCGGCTGCGTGATGGGCACGCTCATGTGCGCCGTCCATGGCGCGGCCATGATTGTTCCGGCGGAGTCCTTCGAGCCGGAATCGGTGCTCGACGCGGTCGAGAAAGAACGCTGTACGGCGCTGTACGGCGTGCCTACGATGTTCAACGCCGAACTGAACCACCCCGACTTCGACCAGTACGACCTCTCGACTTTGCGCACGGGAATCATGGCCGGCAGCCCGTGTCCCATTGAATTGATGAAACAGGTCACGCAGTTCATGCACCTCTCCGAGTTGACCATCGCCTACGGCCTGACGGAATCGTCGCCGGTAATCACCCAGTCGGAAACGTCGGAGCCCATCGAGGTCCGGGTGAGCACCGTGGGCACGGTCCTGCCGGGGGTCGAAGTCCGCATCGTGGACCCGAAAACGCTAAACGACATGCCCGACGGCGAACCGGGCGAACTCTGGTCGCGCGGACACGGCACGATGCTCGGCTACTACAAGGATCCCGATGCGACCGCCAAGGTCGTCACGCCCGACGGATGGCTGCGCACGGGCGATCTTGCCGTGCGGACCCCTTCGGGCCATTACCGCATCACCGGGCGCATCAAGGACATGATCATCCGGGGCGGCGAAAACATCTATCCGCGTGAAATCGAGGAATTCCTGCTCACGCATCCGAAGATTTACGACGCGCAAATCGTCGGCGTGCCGGACGTGCATTACGGCGAGCAGGTGTCCGCATGGATCATTCCGAAGGATCCGTCGCTGACGGAGGAAGAAATCCGCGCCTTTTGCAAGGGCAACATCGCCCACTATAAAATCCCGCACTATATCGAATTCGTGCGGGAATTTCCGTTGACGGTTTCCGGCAAGATCCAGAAGTTCAAACTGCGCGAAGCCGGCATCGAGCGTTTCCATTTGCAACAGGCCGCCGGAACCGAAACGGCATAG
- a CDS encoding CocE/NonD family hydrolase produces the protein MARVRWQVLLALSGLLFLSPLVAIRPVRAESVMLPMRDGVRLATDYFLPEDAQPPFPAIVTRTYYGRATKYTDAIVQRFAKRGYAYVIQDVRGRGGSEGRDMAFDDDGWGERQDGADTIAWVAQQPWCNGRIGTWGGSALGIVQVFMAPVTDRVAGQAISVACSDFYQQIAYQGGVFRKALCEDWLKMQKSEHVLEVWHAHPTYDAFWERHNVEPVADRVTAPAVHIGGWWDIFCQGTINNFVTRQHNGGPGAKGRQKLIMGAWLHGPKADPGDLVLKPNFGFDVGKYEDRFLDHYVKGEANGIDAEPPVNYYTLGDVIEPNAPGNEWRTAQDWPPFPTVETAYYLHADKSLSTEPAAGGESLAFTYDPANPCPTHGGAELTLPPGPYDQRELAARPDVLVFQTAPLDAPIEITGNVKARLYVSTDAPDTDFTAKFIDIYPDGRQILMLDNIRRLKFWKGYAKAEPVTPGTVVPLEIDLWTISLIVNKGHRIGLHVSSSNYRRFEKNPNTGEDFPGAELRIARNSVHMGEAHPSALLLPIR, from the coding sequence ATGGCGCGTGTTCGCTGGCAGGTTCTATTGGCCCTGTCGGGCCTGTTGTTTCTTTCGCCGCTTGTCGCGATCCGACCGGTTCGCGCGGAAAGCGTCATGCTGCCGATGCGCGACGGCGTCCGGTTGGCCACGGATTATTTCCTGCCCGAAGACGCGCAACCCCCGTTTCCCGCGATCGTCACGCGCACATACTATGGCCGTGCGACAAAGTACACCGATGCGATCGTCCAGCGATTCGCGAAACGCGGCTATGCCTATGTCATCCAGGACGTCCGCGGGCGCGGCGGCAGCGAGGGCAGGGACATGGCCTTCGATGACGACGGCTGGGGCGAACGGCAGGACGGCGCGGATACGATTGCGTGGGTGGCCCAACAGCCGTGGTGCAACGGCCGAATCGGCACATGGGGCGGTTCGGCGCTGGGCATCGTCCAGGTGTTCATGGCGCCCGTGACGGACCGCGTAGCCGGCCAGGCGATTTCCGTGGCCTGCTCGGATTTCTACCAGCAAATCGCTTACCAGGGCGGCGTGTTCCGCAAGGCGCTGTGCGAGGATTGGCTCAAGATGCAGAAGAGCGAGCACGTACTCGAAGTCTGGCACGCCCATCCCACATACGACGCTTTCTGGGAACGCCACAACGTCGAGCCGGTCGCGGACCGCGTCACGGCGCCCGCCGTGCACATCGGCGGCTGGTGGGACATCTTTTGCCAGGGAACCATCAACAACTTCGTCACGCGCCAGCACAACGGCGGTCCCGGCGCGAAGGGCCGCCAAAAACTCATCATGGGCGCGTGGCTGCACGGTCCCAAGGCGGATCCCGGCGACCTCGTGCTGAAACCCAATTTCGGTTTCGATGTGGGAAAGTACGAGGACCGGTTTCTCGATCATTACGTCAAGGGGGAAGCCAACGGGATTGACGCCGAGCCGCCCGTCAACTATTACACGCTCGGCGACGTGATCGAACCGAACGCGCCCGGCAACGAGTGGCGCACCGCGCAGGATTGGCCGCCTTTCCCGACCGTCGAAACCGCGTACTACCTCCATGCGGACAAGTCGTTGTCCACCGAACCCGCCGCCGGCGGCGAATCCCTTGCATTCACCTACGATCCCGCGAATCCGTGCCCCACGCACGGCGGCGCGGAATTGACCCTGCCGCCCGGTCCCTACGATCAACGCGAACTGGCCGCGCGCCCCGACGTGCTGGTGTTCCAAACGGCGCCGCTCGATGCGCCCATCGAGATCACCGGCAATGTGAAGGCGCGCCTGTACGTCTCGACCGACGCGCCCGACACCGATTTCACGGCCAAATTCATTGATATCTATCCCGATGGACGGCAGATCCTCATGCTCGACAATATTCGCCGCCTCAAATTCTGGAAAGGCTATGCAAAGGCCGAACCCGTCACGCCCGGCACGGTCGTCCCGCTTGAAATAGACCTGTGGACCATCAGCCTGATTGTGAATAAAGGCCATCGCATCGGCCTGCACGTCTCCAGCAGCAACTACCGCCGATTCGAAAAAAACCCCAATACCGGCGAGGACTTTCCCGGTGCGGAACTGCGTATCGCGCGCAACAGCGTCCACATGGGCGAAGCGCACCCCAGCGCGCTGCTGCTGCCCATCCGGTAA
- a CDS encoding AMP-binding protein, whose amino-acid sequence MNVATLIESSARLFPDRTALICGPARLSYAELDRMASRLAHGLVGLGVKPGDKVALTCPSRGEFAISYFAILKTGAVAVPLNPLLKRDEIAQQLRDSEAVVYLCHEGTPDSPLGRHGFDAFQATPGCREFRAIPDDPQGLSVLSECRSWRDLHHGQPDVFESVDLPNDASCSITFTSGTTGVPKGAEHSHAGEYLSAVLVRHEHGIRHDDVGLSAVPLFGAFRCSILLTTFLTGSTIVIMPRFSPEDVWRAMARERVTVFHGVGPMLHRLYETVESSGIALDAIAGQWRLCISGGAALSPAVHRFFEERLGVDIRIGYGATEIILATVDRYTANDTPGAIGRPVGGVQIRLVDDKMNDVPPGEVGEIIVRSPTCMKRYYNDDEATRQALAGGWFHTGDLARQDAGGGLCLVGRSKDMINRGGYKVYSAQIENVLMTHPAVANCAVIGVPDERYGEEVKACVVLKEGAQCTADELVAWARDRVAAFAYPRQVEFMDSLPIGATGKVLKRLLKFRK is encoded by the coding sequence ATGAATGTTGCGACACTGATTGAAAGTTCGGCGCGCCTTTTCCCGGACCGCACGGCCCTGATATGCGGCCCGGCCCGTCTTTCCTATGCGGAACTGGATCGGATGGCGAGCCGGCTGGCCCATGGGCTTGTTGGCCTTGGCGTGAAGCCCGGCGACAAAGTCGCGCTCACGTGTCCATCGCGTGGCGAATTTGCGATTTCTTATTTTGCCATACTCAAAACGGGCGCGGTGGCCGTGCCGCTCAACCCCCTGCTCAAGCGGGATGAAATCGCGCAGCAACTCCGCGATTCCGAGGCCGTGGTTTATTTATGCCATGAGGGCACGCCCGATTCCCCCCTTGGCCGCCATGGGTTCGACGCATTCCAAGCCACGCCCGGATGCAGGGAGTTTCGGGCGATACCCGACGATCCGCAGGGTCTTTCCGTACTGTCCGAATGCCGATCGTGGCGCGACCTGCATCACGGCCAACCGGATGTTTTCGAGTCGGTGGATCTGCCGAACGACGCGAGTTGTTCGATTACGTTTACATCGGGCACCACGGGAGTCCCCAAGGGCGCCGAGCATTCCCATGCCGGCGAATACCTGAGCGCCGTCCTTGTGCGACACGAACACGGCATCCGGCATGACGATGTGGGCCTTTCCGCGGTTCCCCTCTTCGGCGCCTTCCGCTGCTCGATACTGCTCACGACGTTTCTGACCGGATCGACGATTGTCATCATGCCCCGGTTCAGCCCCGAGGACGTCTGGCGCGCCATGGCCCGCGAACGCGTGACCGTCTTTCACGGCGTGGGGCCCATGCTGCATCGCCTTTATGAGACGGTAGAATCATCGGGCATCGCCTTGGATGCGATTGCGGGACAGTGGCGGCTGTGCATCTCGGGCGGCGCCGCGCTTTCGCCCGCCGTACACCGGTTTTTCGAGGAAAGACTCGGCGTGGACATTCGCATAGGCTACGGCGCCACGGAAATCATCCTTGCCACGGTGGATCGGTATACGGCCAACGATACACCCGGCGCCATCGGACGCCCCGTCGGCGGGGTACAGATTCGCCTGGTGGACGACAAGATGAACGATGTGCCGCCCGGGGAAGTGGGCGAAATTATTGTCCGCAGTCCCACCTGCATGAAACGGTATTACAACGACGACGAGGCGACACGGCAGGCGCTGGCGGGTGGCTGGTTTCACACGGGCGACCTGGCCCGCCAGGATGCCGGCGGAGGACTGTGCCTCGTGGGACGCAGCAAGGACATGATCAATCGCGGAGGCTACAAGGTCTATTCCGCGCAGATCGAAAACGTACTGATGACCCATCCGGCCGTCGCCAACTGCGCTGTGATCGGCGTTCCCGACGAACGATACGGCGAGGAAGTCAAGGCATGCGTGGTCCTCAAGGAAGGCGCGCAATGCACCGCGGACGAACTCGTCGCATGGGCCCGCGACCGGGTGGCCGCCTTTGCCTATCCCCGACAGGTCGAATTCATGGATTCGCTTCCCATCGGCGCGACGGGCAAAGTGCTCAAACGCCTTCTGAAATTCCGGAAATAA
- a CDS encoding SDR family NAD(P)-dependent oxidoreductase has product MRIEGNAFLVTGGSSGLGEAVVRMLVESGGRAVIADIDAEKGKAVVESIGAAVRYVHCDVADEADANAAVNAALDGFGNLRGLIGCAGVPLVQRVVGRKGPHSLEDFTRLIQINLIGTFNVLRLAAAAMIRQEPMETGERGVIVNTSSTGAFEGQIGQAADAAAKGGINSMTLPIARELGSWGIRVVTIAPGMFDTPMMNLLPNGLRAALGAQVPFPSRFGMPAEFAALARHVIENEMINGEIIRLDGAQRMGPRI; this is encoded by the coding sequence ATGCGAATCGAAGGCAATGCGTTTTTGGTTACGGGAGGCAGTTCGGGACTGGGCGAGGCAGTGGTGCGCATGCTGGTTGAGTCGGGCGGCAGGGCCGTTATCGCCGATATTGACGCGGAGAAAGGCAAGGCCGTCGTTGAAAGCATCGGGGCGGCCGTCCGCTATGTCCATTGCGACGTGGCCGACGAGGCCGATGCCAACGCCGCGGTCAATGCGGCCCTGGACGGTTTCGGCAATCTGCGCGGTCTGATTGGGTGCGCGGGCGTGCCGTTGGTGCAGCGGGTTGTCGGACGCAAGGGTCCGCATTCGCTGGAAGATTTTACGCGATTGATACAGATCAACCTCATCGGGACCTTCAACGTGCTGCGTTTGGCGGCGGCCGCGATGATTCGGCAGGAACCCATGGAAACAGGCGAGCGGGGCGTTATTGTCAATACGTCGTCCACGGGCGCGTTCGAGGGCCAGATCGGACAAGCCGCCGATGCGGCGGCCAAGGGCGGCATCAACAGCATGACCCTGCCGATTGCGCGCGAGTTGGGCAGTTGGGGCATTCGGGTCGTGACGATTGCGCCGGGCATGTTCGACACGCCGATGATGAACCTGCTGCCCAATGGACTGCGCGCCGCGTTGGGGGCCCAGGTCCCGTTTCCTTCCCGGTTCGGAATGCCCGCCGAATTTGCCGCGCTGGCGCGACACGTCATCGAAAACGAGATGATCAACGGTGAAATTATTCGCTTGGACGGCGCCCAGCGCATGGGACCGAGAATTTGA
- a CDS encoding ferredoxin family protein produces the protein MNTIAIDSERCKGCYLCMEVCPRNCIEQSGAPNAAGYYPARFIEDSECLACALCGLVCPDVAITVLRDVDEPAPAAASAEVKG, from the coding sequence GTGAATACGATCGCGATTGATAGTGAACGATGTAAGGGGTGTTACCTTTGCATGGAGGTGTGCCCGCGGAATTGCATCGAGCAAAGCGGCGCTCCGAATGCCGCCGGTTATTATCCGGCGCGGTTTATCGAGGATTCGGAATGCCTTGCGTGTGCGCTGTGCGGGCTGGTATGTCCGGACGTGGCCATTACCGTGCTGCGCGATGTGGATGAACCGGCCCCGGCCGCAGCGTCTGCCGAAGTGAAAGGATAG
- a CDS encoding 3-methyl-2-oxobutanoate dehydrogenase subunit VorB encodes MADRPGKRVLQKGNVAMAEGAVQAGCRCYFGYPITPQNEVPEYLSKRLPEVGGTFLQAESEVASINMVYGAVAAGVRAMTSSSSPGISLMQEGISFLAGSQLPAVIVNVQRSGPGLGGIKTTQGDYLQSTRGGGHGDYRTIVLAPWTVQEMYDMPFLAFELAEKYRNPVMILPDAVLGQMMEGVVMTPPGPVITYEKNYIVDGAKGRPARNIRSMYLEGDDQELLNYVLREKYRKMEAEEPRFETHWTDDADTVIVAFGTAARISLSAAQRARESGLRVGLFRPITLWPFPADGLRAIAQRVKRILVVEMNLGQMVDDVRAALDPSVQVEFYGRPAGGIPSPRAILAHLQGKGTDKGEEWADKVGAAARHYIWWREGELKPRETSPVGIGEAGDE; translated from the coding sequence GTGGCCGATCGTCCAGGTAAACGCGTTCTTCAGAAGGGCAATGTGGCCATGGCCGAAGGGGCCGTGCAGGCGGGATGCCGGTGCTATTTCGGATATCCCATCACGCCGCAGAACGAAGTGCCGGAATATTTGTCCAAGCGCCTGCCGGAAGTCGGCGGCACGTTTCTGCAGGCCGAAAGCGAGGTCGCCAGCATCAACATGGTCTACGGTGCGGTGGCCGCCGGCGTGCGCGCCATGACGAGTTCCTCCAGTCCGGGTATCTCGCTCATGCAGGAAGGCATTTCGTTCCTCGCGGGCAGCCAGTTGCCGGCCGTCATCGTGAATGTTCAGCGTTCCGGCCCCGGCCTCGGCGGCATCAAGACGACGCAGGGCGACTACCTGCAATCAACGCGCGGCGGCGGACACGGCGATTACCGCACGATAGTGCTTGCGCCGTGGACGGTGCAGGAAATGTACGACATGCCCTTCCTCGCGTTTGAACTCGCCGAAAAATACCGCAACCCCGTCATGATTCTTCCCGACGCCGTGCTGGGCCAGATGATGGAAGGCGTGGTGATGACGCCACCCGGCCCGGTTATCACCTATGAAAAAAATTACATTGTGGACGGCGCCAAGGGGCGCCCCGCGCGTAATATCCGCAGCATGTATCTCGAAGGCGACGATCAGGAACTGCTGAACTACGTGTTGCGCGAGAAATACCGCAAGATGGAGGCGGAGGAGCCGCGTTTCGAGACGCATTGGACGGACGACGCCGACACGGTCATCGTGGCGTTCGGCACAGCGGCGCGGATTTCGCTTTCGGCGGCCCAACGGGCGCGGGAGTCCGGGCTTCGCGTGGGACTCTTCCGCCCGATTACCTTGTGGCCGTTCCCGGCGGACGGTTTGCGCGCGATTGCGCAACGCGTGAAGCGCATCCTTGTGGTCGAAATGAATCTCGGCCAGATGGTGGACGACGTCCGCGCGGCGCTCGATCCGAGCGTGCAGGTGGAGTTCTATGGACGTCCCGCCGGCGGCATTCCCAGTCCCCGCGCCATCCTCGCCCATCTTCAGGGAAAAGGAACGGACAAGGGGGAAGAATGGGCGGACAAGGTCGGCGCCGCGGCCAGGCACTATATCTGGTGGCGCGAAGGCGAGTTGAAACCGCGCGAAACAAGCCCCGTGGGCATTGGAGAAGCCGGCGATGAGTAA
- a CDS encoding thiamine pyrophosphate-dependent enzyme: protein MSKVVFKRPRYLRDAATHYCAGCTHGTAHRLVAEAIEHFNVGEKAVAVAPAGCSVMLYKYFDVDSIEAAHGRALAVGTGIKRARPDLFVFTYQGDGDLASIGLCETMHAANRGEGITVIYVNNAVYGMTGGQMAPTTLLGQRTTTTPAGRSVDNEGHPLRMAEMMATLDGVLYAERVALFDPKQIRRARKAIFHAFEIQIKYNGFGFVEVLSACPTNLRVTPQQSQKWVETEMCKVFPLGLFKDVTVDTPQKPMPEPEPGGNGAGQETCHAI, encoded by the coding sequence ATGAGTAAGGTCGTTTTCAAGCGTCCCCGGTATCTGCGCGATGCGGCGACTCATTACTGCGCGGGATGCACGCACGGAACGGCGCACCGCTTGGTGGCCGAGGCCATCGAGCATTTCAACGTCGGCGAAAAAGCCGTCGCCGTCGCCCCGGCCGGATGCAGCGTGATGCTCTACAAGTATTTCGACGTGGACTCGATCGAGGCGGCGCACGGCCGCGCGCTGGCCGTCGGCACGGGGATCAAGCGCGCGCGCCCCGACTTGTTCGTGTTCACCTATCAGGGCGACGGCGACCTCGCCAGCATCGGCCTGTGCGAAACCATGCACGCGGCCAATCGCGGCGAAGGCATCACCGTCATCTACGTCAACAACGCCGTCTACGGCATGACAGGCGGCCAGATGGCCCCGACCACGCTACTCGGCCAGCGCACCACGACGACTCCGGCGGGCCGCAGCGTGGACAACGAGGGCCACCCCTTGCGCATGGCCGAGATGATGGCCACCCTCGACGGCGTCCTGTACGCCGAACGCGTCGCGCTCTTCGACCCCAAGCAGATCCGCCGCGCGCGGAAGGCCATCTTCCACGCCTTCGAGATTCAGATCAAATACAACGGCTTTGGGTTCGTCGAAGTCCTCTCCGCCTGCCCTACCAATCTCCGCGTGACCCCGCAGCAGTCCCAGAAATGGGTCGAAACCGAAATGTGCAAGGTTTTCCCGCTTGGACTGTTCAAGGATGTGACCGTGGACACGCCGCAGAAGCCCATGCCGGAACCGGAACCGGGCGGAAACGGCGCCGGCCAGGAGACCTGCCATGCTATTTGA
- a CDS encoding 2-oxoacid:acceptor oxidoreductase family protein, which translates to MLFEFTTAGFGGQGILYMGNLLADAALREGRNATFLPTYGAAMRGGTANCVVIVSDDEIGSMALDQPDAAVMMNQPSLEKFQPVVKPGGLIVANASIIDPAVLARDDVRVVWIPATQISKDTVGTERSANIVALGAFLKAEPVVKVSTIEAIFREGAAGRRAAMVEKNLAALRAGLDY; encoded by the coding sequence ATGCTATTTGAGTTCACGACGGCGGGATTCGGCGGACAAGGCATCCTCTACATGGGCAATCTGCTTGCCGACGCCGCGCTGCGCGAAGGCCGAAACGCCACGTTTCTGCCCACCTACGGTGCGGCCATGCGCGGCGGCACCGCCAACTGTGTCGTCATCGTCTCGGACGACGAAATCGGCTCGATGGCGCTCGACCAACCCGACGCGGCTGTCATGATGAACCAGCCATCCCTCGAAAAATTCCAGCCCGTCGTCAAACCCGGTGGGCTCATCGTCGCCAACGCCAGCATCATTGATCCGGCCGTGCTTGCGCGCGACGATGTCCGCGTGGTCTGGATTCCCGCCACGCAAATCTCCAAGGACACGGTGGGAACCGAACGCTCCGCCAACATCGTCGCCCTCGGCGCCTTCCTCAAAGCCGAACCCGTCGTGAAAGTCTCCACCATCGAGGCCATCTTCCGCGAAGGCGCCGCCGGACGTCGCGCCGCCATGGTCGAAAAAAACCTCGCCGCCCTCCGCGCCGGTCTCGATTATTAA